A region of the Massilia sp. erpn genome:
GTGGGCCTGCCGGTGGCGGGCAGTGCGGCGCTGTTCCCGGTGCGCCGCGTCTACTGCGTGGGCCGCAACTACGCCGGCCATGCGCGCGAAATGGGTTCCGACCCGGAGCGCGAACCGCCATTCTTCTTCTGCAAACCCAATGACGCGCGCGCCATCGTGCCGGTGGCCGCCGGCGTTACGGCTGAACTGCCGTATCCGCCGCAGACTGCGAATTATCATTACGAATGCGAGCTGGTGGTAGCGATCGGCAAGGGCGGCAGCGATATCGCCGTGGCCGACGCGGCGGCGCATATCTTCGGCTATGCCGTGGGCTTCGACATGACACGGCGCGACCTGCAGTTCAAGATGCGCGACAGCGGACGTCCATGGGAAATCGGCAAGGCCTTCGATTTCTCCGCGCCCATCGGCCTCTTGCATCGTGTGGAGGATGCGGGCGATATCGGCCAGGCAGCAATCACGCTGGACGTGGACGGCGCGCGCAAGCAGTCCAGCCATATCAGCCACCTGATCTGGTCCATCAGCGAAACCATCGCCAATCTTTCGACCCTGTTCCGGCTGGAGCCGGG
Encoded here:
- a CDS encoding fumarylacetoacetate hydrolase family protein, with amino-acid sequence MSNFVFPPQQAVGLPVAGSAALFPVRRVYCVGRNYAGHAREMGSDPEREPPFFFCKPNDARAIVPVAAGVTAELPYPPQTANYHYECELVVAIGKGGSDIAVADAAAHIFGYAVGFDMTRRDLQFKMRDSGRPWEIGKAFDFSAPIGLLHRVEDAGDIGQAAITLDVDGARKQSSHISHLIWSISETIANLSTLFRLEPGDLIFSGTPEGVGAVKPGQILVGSIDGLSSLTVKIV